Proteins from a genomic interval of Hemicordylus capensis ecotype Gifberg chromosome 14, rHemCap1.1.pri, whole genome shotgun sequence:
- the FLRT1 gene encoding leucine-rich repeat transmembrane protein FLRT1 isoform X3 yields MATTSPTAAVVTATVVTTAAAMDLRDWLFLCYGLVAFLSEVIDSTTCPSVCRCDNGFIYCNDRGLTSIPTDIPDDATTLYLQNNQINNAGIPSNLKNKLSVQVIYLYENDLDEFPINLPRSLRELHLQDNNVRTIARDSLARIPLLEKLHLDDNSVSTVSIEDDAFADSTRLKLLFLSRNHLSSIPSGLPRTLEELRLDDNRISTIPLHAFKGLNSLRRLVLDGNLLANQRIADDTFSRLQNLSELSLVRNSLAAPPLNLPSAHLQKLYLQDNAISHIPYNTLAKMRELEKLDLSNNNLTTLPKGLFDDLDSLSQLLLRNNPWYCGCNLMWLRDWVKARAAVVNVRGLMCQGPDRVRGMAIKDITNEMDECFEVGPQGNSGAVAAKTTASNAAVTTPQGSLFTLKAKRPGIQLPDSNIDYPMATGAGAKALILSVKPLTADSIRISWKAMLPAASFRLSWLRLGHSPAVGSITETLVQGDKTEYLLTALEPKSTYIICMVTMETGSTYIPDETPVCAKAETADMYSPTTTLNHEQNIDPMAGLPLAGIIGGAVALVFLFLVLAAICWYVHRTGELLTRERGSRKKDDYVESGTKKDNSILEIRGPGLQMLPINPHRAKEEYVIHTIFPSNGTSLYKSTHTSGYGTTRGYRDGGIPDIDYSYT; encoded by the exons ATGGCGACCACCTCCCCAACCGCGGCCGTGGTGACGGCCACCGTGGTGACGACGGCAGCAGCCATGGACCTGCGGGACTGGCTCTTCCTCTGCTATGGCCTGGTGGCCTTCCTGAGCGAGGTGATCGACAGCACCACCTGCCCGTCCGTCTGCCGCTGCGACAATGGCTTCATCTATTGCAACGACCGGGGCCTGACCTCCATCCCGACAGACATTCCTGACGACGCCACCACCCTCTACCTGCAGAACAATCAGATCAACAATGCTGGCATCCCCTCCAACCTGAAGAACAAGCTCAGTGTTCAG GTCATCTACCTCTACGAAAATGACCTAGACGAGTTCCCCATCAACCTGCCCCGTTCGCTGAGGGAGCTCCATCTGCAGGACAACAACGTCCGCACCATCGCCCGCGACTCCCTGGCACGCATCCCTCTTCTGGAAAAGCTGCACCTGGACGACAACTCTGTCTCTACGGTCAGCATCGAAGACGACGCCTTTGCCGACAGCACCCGCCTCAAGCTGCTCTTCCTCTCGCGCAACCATCTCAGCAGCATCCCGTCTGGCCTGCCCCGCACCCTGGAGGAGCTGCGGCTGGACGACAACCGCATCTCCACCATCCCCCTCCACGCCTTCAAGGGGCTGAACAGCCTGCGGCGCCTGGTGCTGGACGGCAACCTCTTGGCCAACCAACGCATTGCCGATGACACCTTCAGCCGCCTGCAGAACCTCAGTGAGCTCTCGCTGGTGCGCAACTCCCTGGCGGCCCCACCTCTCAACCTGCCCAGTGCCCACCTTCAGAAGCTGTACCTCCAGGACAACGCCATCAGCCACATCCCCTACAACACCCTGGCCAAGATGAGGGAGCTGGAGAAGCTGGACTTATCCAACAATAACCTGACCACCTTGCCCAAAGGGCTTTTTGATGACCTTGACAGCCTCTCCCAGCTTCTGCTCAGAAACAACCCCTGGTACTGCGGCTGTAACCTCATGTGGCTGCGGGACTGGGTCAAAGCCCGGGCTGCGGTGGTGAATGTGAGGGGGCTGATGTGCCAGGGCCCCGACAGGGTCAGAGGCATGGCTATCAAGGACATCACCAATGAGATGGACGAGTGCTTTGAGGTGGGCCCACAGGGCAACTCAGGTGCCGTGGCAGCCAAAACGACGGCCAGCAACGCTGCTGTCACTACACCGCAGGGCTCCCTTTTCACGCTCAAGGCCAAAAGGCCCGGCATCCAGCTCCCAGACTCCAACATTGACTACCCCATGGCCACTGGGGCCGGAGCCAAAGCACTGATTCTGAGCGTCAAGCCACTGACAGCCGACAGCATCCGCATCAGCTGGAAGGCGATGCTGCCGGCGGCCTCTTTCCGCCTCAGCTGGCTGCGCCTGGGCCACAGCCCGGCCGTGGGCTCCATCACAGAGACCCTGGTGCAAGGCGACAAGACAGAGTACCTACTGACAGCTCTGGAGCCCAAGTCTACCTACATCATCTGCATGGTCACCATGGAGACGGGCAGCACCTACATACCTGACGAGACTCCTGTGTGTGCCAAGGCGGAGACGGCGGACATGTAtagtcccaccaccaccctcaaccACGAGCAGAACATTGACCCAATGGCCGGGCTGCCACTGGCAGGGATCATTGGTGGGGCAGTGGCCTTGGTCTTCCTCTTTCTGGTCTTGGCCGCCATTTGCTGGTACGTCCACCGGACAGGCGAGCTGCTGACACGAGAGCGAGGCAGCCGGAAGAAAGACGACTACGTGGAGTCAGGCACCAAGAAGGATAACTCCATCCTAGAGATCAGAGGACCTGGCTTGCAGATGCTGCCCATAAACCCTCATCGGGCTAAGGAGGAATACGTCATCCACACCATATTCCCTTCCAATGGAACCAGTCTGTACAAAAGCACCCATACCAGCGGCTACGGCACAACTCGTGGGTACAGAGACGGGGGAATTCCAGACATAGACTACTCGTATACATGA
- the FLRT1 gene encoding leucine-rich repeat transmembrane protein FLRT1 isoform X2, whose product MPRRSSKGLTLGQPSTPRAMATTSPTAAVVTATVVTTAAAMDLRDWLFLCYGLVAFLSEVIDSTTCPSVCRCDNGFIYCNDRGLTSIPTDIPDDATTLYLQNNQINNAGIPSNLKNKLSVQVIYLYENDLDEFPINLPRSLRELHLQDNNVRTIARDSLARIPLLEKLHLDDNSVSTVSIEDDAFADSTRLKLLFLSRNHLSSIPSGLPRTLEELRLDDNRISTIPLHAFKGLNSLRRLVLDGNLLANQRIADDTFSRLQNLSELSLVRNSLAAPPLNLPSAHLQKLYLQDNAISHIPYNTLAKMRELEKLDLSNNNLTTLPKGLFDDLDSLSQLLLRNNPWYCGCNLMWLRDWVKARAAVVNVRGLMCQGPDRVRGMAIKDITNEMDECFEVGPQGNSGAVAAKTTASNAAVTTPQGSLFTLKAKRPGIQLPDSNIDYPMATGAGAKALILSVKPLTADSIRISWKAMLPAASFRLSWLRLGHSPAVGSITETLVQGDKTEYLLTALEPKSTYIICMVTMETGSTYIPDETPVCAKAETADMYSPTTTLNHEQNIDPMAGLPLAGIIGGAVALVFLFLVLAAICWYVHRTGELLTRERGSRKKDDYVESGTKKDNSILEIRGPGLQMLPINPHRAKEEYVIHTIFPSNGTSLYKSTHTSGYGTTRGYRDGGIPDIDYSYT is encoded by the exons ATGCCAAGACGCA GTTCCAAAGGCCTAACACTGGGTCAGCCTAGCACCCCGCGCGCCATGGCGACCACCTCCCCAACCGCGGCCGTGGTGACGGCCACCGTGGTGACGACGGCAGCAGCCATGGACCTGCGGGACTGGCTCTTCCTCTGCTATGGCCTGGTGGCCTTCCTGAGCGAGGTGATCGACAGCACCACCTGCCCGTCCGTCTGCCGCTGCGACAATGGCTTCATCTATTGCAACGACCGGGGCCTGACCTCCATCCCGACAGACATTCCTGACGACGCCACCACCCTCTACCTGCAGAACAATCAGATCAACAATGCTGGCATCCCCTCCAACCTGAAGAACAAGCTCAGTGTTCAG GTCATCTACCTCTACGAAAATGACCTAGACGAGTTCCCCATCAACCTGCCCCGTTCGCTGAGGGAGCTCCATCTGCAGGACAACAACGTCCGCACCATCGCCCGCGACTCCCTGGCACGCATCCCTCTTCTGGAAAAGCTGCACCTGGACGACAACTCTGTCTCTACGGTCAGCATCGAAGACGACGCCTTTGCCGACAGCACCCGCCTCAAGCTGCTCTTCCTCTCGCGCAACCATCTCAGCAGCATCCCGTCTGGCCTGCCCCGCACCCTGGAGGAGCTGCGGCTGGACGACAACCGCATCTCCACCATCCCCCTCCACGCCTTCAAGGGGCTGAACAGCCTGCGGCGCCTGGTGCTGGACGGCAACCTCTTGGCCAACCAACGCATTGCCGATGACACCTTCAGCCGCCTGCAGAACCTCAGTGAGCTCTCGCTGGTGCGCAACTCCCTGGCGGCCCCACCTCTCAACCTGCCCAGTGCCCACCTTCAGAAGCTGTACCTCCAGGACAACGCCATCAGCCACATCCCCTACAACACCCTGGCCAAGATGAGGGAGCTGGAGAAGCTGGACTTATCCAACAATAACCTGACCACCTTGCCCAAAGGGCTTTTTGATGACCTTGACAGCCTCTCCCAGCTTCTGCTCAGAAACAACCCCTGGTACTGCGGCTGTAACCTCATGTGGCTGCGGGACTGGGTCAAAGCCCGGGCTGCGGTGGTGAATGTGAGGGGGCTGATGTGCCAGGGCCCCGACAGGGTCAGAGGCATGGCTATCAAGGACATCACCAATGAGATGGACGAGTGCTTTGAGGTGGGCCCACAGGGCAACTCAGGTGCCGTGGCAGCCAAAACGACGGCCAGCAACGCTGCTGTCACTACACCGCAGGGCTCCCTTTTCACGCTCAAGGCCAAAAGGCCCGGCATCCAGCTCCCAGACTCCAACATTGACTACCCCATGGCCACTGGGGCCGGAGCCAAAGCACTGATTCTGAGCGTCAAGCCACTGACAGCCGACAGCATCCGCATCAGCTGGAAGGCGATGCTGCCGGCGGCCTCTTTCCGCCTCAGCTGGCTGCGCCTGGGCCACAGCCCGGCCGTGGGCTCCATCACAGAGACCCTGGTGCAAGGCGACAAGACAGAGTACCTACTGACAGCTCTGGAGCCCAAGTCTACCTACATCATCTGCATGGTCACCATGGAGACGGGCAGCACCTACATACCTGACGAGACTCCTGTGTGTGCCAAGGCGGAGACGGCGGACATGTAtagtcccaccaccaccctcaaccACGAGCAGAACATTGACCCAATGGCCGGGCTGCCACTGGCAGGGATCATTGGTGGGGCAGTGGCCTTGGTCTTCCTCTTTCTGGTCTTGGCCGCCATTTGCTGGTACGTCCACCGGACAGGCGAGCTGCTGACACGAGAGCGAGGCAGCCGGAAGAAAGACGACTACGTGGAGTCAGGCACCAAGAAGGATAACTCCATCCTAGAGATCAGAGGACCTGGCTTGCAGATGCTGCCCATAAACCCTCATCGGGCTAAGGAGGAATACGTCATCCACACCATATTCCCTTCCAATGGAACCAGTCTGTACAAAAGCACCCATACCAGCGGCTACGGCACAACTCGTGGGTACAGAGACGGGGGAATTCCAGACATAGACTACTCGTATACATGA
- the FLRT1 gene encoding leucine-rich repeat transmembrane protein FLRT1 isoform X1 codes for MPRRTGSKGLTLGQPSTPRAMATTSPTAAVVTATVVTTAAAMDLRDWLFLCYGLVAFLSEVIDSTTCPSVCRCDNGFIYCNDRGLTSIPTDIPDDATTLYLQNNQINNAGIPSNLKNKLSVQVIYLYENDLDEFPINLPRSLRELHLQDNNVRTIARDSLARIPLLEKLHLDDNSVSTVSIEDDAFADSTRLKLLFLSRNHLSSIPSGLPRTLEELRLDDNRISTIPLHAFKGLNSLRRLVLDGNLLANQRIADDTFSRLQNLSELSLVRNSLAAPPLNLPSAHLQKLYLQDNAISHIPYNTLAKMRELEKLDLSNNNLTTLPKGLFDDLDSLSQLLLRNNPWYCGCNLMWLRDWVKARAAVVNVRGLMCQGPDRVRGMAIKDITNEMDECFEVGPQGNSGAVAAKTTASNAAVTTPQGSLFTLKAKRPGIQLPDSNIDYPMATGAGAKALILSVKPLTADSIRISWKAMLPAASFRLSWLRLGHSPAVGSITETLVQGDKTEYLLTALEPKSTYIICMVTMETGSTYIPDETPVCAKAETADMYSPTTTLNHEQNIDPMAGLPLAGIIGGAVALVFLFLVLAAICWYVHRTGELLTRERGSRKKDDYVESGTKKDNSILEIRGPGLQMLPINPHRAKEEYVIHTIFPSNGTSLYKSTHTSGYGTTRGYRDGGIPDIDYSYT; via the exons ATGCCAAGACGCA CAGGTTCCAAAGGCCTAACACTGGGTCAGCCTAGCACCCCGCGCGCCATGGCGACCACCTCCCCAACCGCGGCCGTGGTGACGGCCACCGTGGTGACGACGGCAGCAGCCATGGACCTGCGGGACTGGCTCTTCCTCTGCTATGGCCTGGTGGCCTTCCTGAGCGAGGTGATCGACAGCACCACCTGCCCGTCCGTCTGCCGCTGCGACAATGGCTTCATCTATTGCAACGACCGGGGCCTGACCTCCATCCCGACAGACATTCCTGACGACGCCACCACCCTCTACCTGCAGAACAATCAGATCAACAATGCTGGCATCCCCTCCAACCTGAAGAACAAGCTCAGTGTTCAG GTCATCTACCTCTACGAAAATGACCTAGACGAGTTCCCCATCAACCTGCCCCGTTCGCTGAGGGAGCTCCATCTGCAGGACAACAACGTCCGCACCATCGCCCGCGACTCCCTGGCACGCATCCCTCTTCTGGAAAAGCTGCACCTGGACGACAACTCTGTCTCTACGGTCAGCATCGAAGACGACGCCTTTGCCGACAGCACCCGCCTCAAGCTGCTCTTCCTCTCGCGCAACCATCTCAGCAGCATCCCGTCTGGCCTGCCCCGCACCCTGGAGGAGCTGCGGCTGGACGACAACCGCATCTCCACCATCCCCCTCCACGCCTTCAAGGGGCTGAACAGCCTGCGGCGCCTGGTGCTGGACGGCAACCTCTTGGCCAACCAACGCATTGCCGATGACACCTTCAGCCGCCTGCAGAACCTCAGTGAGCTCTCGCTGGTGCGCAACTCCCTGGCGGCCCCACCTCTCAACCTGCCCAGTGCCCACCTTCAGAAGCTGTACCTCCAGGACAACGCCATCAGCCACATCCCCTACAACACCCTGGCCAAGATGAGGGAGCTGGAGAAGCTGGACTTATCCAACAATAACCTGACCACCTTGCCCAAAGGGCTTTTTGATGACCTTGACAGCCTCTCCCAGCTTCTGCTCAGAAACAACCCCTGGTACTGCGGCTGTAACCTCATGTGGCTGCGGGACTGGGTCAAAGCCCGGGCTGCGGTGGTGAATGTGAGGGGGCTGATGTGCCAGGGCCCCGACAGGGTCAGAGGCATGGCTATCAAGGACATCACCAATGAGATGGACGAGTGCTTTGAGGTGGGCCCACAGGGCAACTCAGGTGCCGTGGCAGCCAAAACGACGGCCAGCAACGCTGCTGTCACTACACCGCAGGGCTCCCTTTTCACGCTCAAGGCCAAAAGGCCCGGCATCCAGCTCCCAGACTCCAACATTGACTACCCCATGGCCACTGGGGCCGGAGCCAAAGCACTGATTCTGAGCGTCAAGCCACTGACAGCCGACAGCATCCGCATCAGCTGGAAGGCGATGCTGCCGGCGGCCTCTTTCCGCCTCAGCTGGCTGCGCCTGGGCCACAGCCCGGCCGTGGGCTCCATCACAGAGACCCTGGTGCAAGGCGACAAGACAGAGTACCTACTGACAGCTCTGGAGCCCAAGTCTACCTACATCATCTGCATGGTCACCATGGAGACGGGCAGCACCTACATACCTGACGAGACTCCTGTGTGTGCCAAGGCGGAGACGGCGGACATGTAtagtcccaccaccaccctcaaccACGAGCAGAACATTGACCCAATGGCCGGGCTGCCACTGGCAGGGATCATTGGTGGGGCAGTGGCCTTGGTCTTCCTCTTTCTGGTCTTGGCCGCCATTTGCTGGTACGTCCACCGGACAGGCGAGCTGCTGACACGAGAGCGAGGCAGCCGGAAGAAAGACGACTACGTGGAGTCAGGCACCAAGAAGGATAACTCCATCCTAGAGATCAGAGGACCTGGCTTGCAGATGCTGCCCATAAACCCTCATCGGGCTAAGGAGGAATACGTCATCCACACCATATTCCCTTCCAATGGAACCAGTCTGTACAAAAGCACCCATACCAGCGGCTACGGCACAACTCGTGGGTACAGAGACGGGGGAATTCCAGACATAGACTACTCGTATACATGA